In one Bacteroidota bacterium genomic region, the following are encoded:
- a CDS encoding MFS transporter has protein sequence MKTTNVKATPMPYAKRWAALAVLCTAQFMVIMDTSIIGVALPAIQKDLGYTASSLQWIFNAYVILFGGLLLLGGKLSDIYGPRKIFMTGFTILTASSLLAGLAWNPSVLNAARALQGFGSALIAPAALTLVMSMFTDPKEMAKAFGFWGASAAAGGSAGVFLGGLLTEWVSWQWVFYINIPMGILVMLAAPSLLLTGTKQKGSVDLPGALLATTALIALVYAIVTGEQAGWTSAQTIGLLVTALVLIIAFIQLQKQKKQPLIPLSIFKAFNLSAGNIVMALMAAAWIPLWFYLNLYLQQTLKLSAFNSGLALLPMTLVIMVLMVGVTGKLIQKLGFKSNLVMGLLALTVSLFWFSAAPENGSFVAHILGPSILAAIGMALAYIPGTIAAMSGAKPEETGLASGLVNTSYQIGSAIGLAIAVAIATSTANTLASNGTAMSTALNNSFQIAFIVAGIISLLAALCAILFVKTPKTT, from the coding sequence ATGAAAACAACTAATGTTAAAGCCACTCCTATGCCTTATGCAAAAAGGTGGGCTGCACTGGCAGTGCTTTGCACAGCGCAGTTTATGGTAATTATGGACACCTCAATTATCGGGGTTGCTCTTCCGGCTATTCAAAAAGACTTGGGGTACACCGCCTCATCGCTCCAATGGATTTTTAATGCCTACGTTATTTTGTTCGGGGGCCTTCTCCTCCTTGGTGGTAAACTATCTGACATTTACGGCCCCCGCAAAATTTTTATGACGGGTTTCACCATCCTAACCGCATCATCATTGCTGGCCGGTTTGGCTTGGAATCCATCAGTACTAAATGCAGCAAGAGCTTTGCAAGGCTTTGGTTCGGCACTTATCGCTCCTGCCGCTCTTACTTTGGTAATGAGTATGTTTACCGACCCTAAAGAAATGGCCAAAGCCTTTGGTTTTTGGGGAGCATCGGCCGCTGCCGGCGGTTCGGCCGGTGTGTTTTTAGGTGGTCTGCTTACCGAATGGGTTTCATGGCAATGGGTGTTCTACATAAACATCCCCATGGGTATTCTTGTAATGTTAGCTGCGCCTTCACTACTATTAACAGGTACTAAGCAAAAGGGCTCGGTTGATTTACCCGGTGCACTTTTAGCCACCACTGCACTTATTGCCTTGGTGTATGCTATTGTAACCGGCGAACAAGCCGGCTGGACATCGGCACAAACCATTGGTTTACTTGTTACTGCCCTTGTTTTGATTATTGCTTTTATCCAGCTGCAAAAACAAAAGAAACAACCATTAATTCCGCTTTCCATCTTCAAGGCCTTCAATCTTTCAGCAGGTAATATCGTTATGGCTTTGATGGCTGCTGCATGGATTCCGTTATGGTTCTACTTGAATCTGTACTTACAACAAACCTTAAAATTATCTGCCTTTAATTCGGGCTTGGCGTTACTACCCATGACTCTTGTAATTATGGTGCTGATGGTAGGTGTAACCGGAAAACTAATTCAAAAATTAGGGTTCAAATCCAACCTTGTCATGGGTTTGCTTGCCCTCACCGTATCATTGTTTTGGTTTTCAGCCGCACCTGAAAACGGCAGCTTTGTAGCACACATACTTGGCCCTTCAATACTGGCTGCAATTGGGATGGCGCTGGCTTATATACCCGGCACCATAGCTGCTATGTCGGGAGCTAAACCTGAAGAAACAGGGCTTGCATCGGGTTTGGTAAATACCAGCTATCAAATAGGTTCAGCCATCGGGTTGGCTATTGCCGTAGCTATTGCCACTTCTACCGCAAATACCCTTGCATCTAACGGCACGGCTATGTCAACCGCGCTAAACAATAGCTTCCAAATTGCATTTATTGTGGCGGGCATTATTTCACTACTCGCTGCACTATGTGCGATATTATTCGTAAAAACACCAAAAACCACTTGA
- a CDS encoding heavy-metal-associated domain-containing protein: METLQFKTNINCMGCVRTVTNALNNTVGENNWSVDINNPEKTLTVTGENITPELIEDAVKSVGFTVEEK, from the coding sequence ATGGAAACACTACAATTTAAAACCAACATTAATTGCATGGGCTGTGTGCGCACAGTTACCAATGCACTAAACAATACCGTAGGCGAAAACAATTGGTCGGTTGATATTAACAACCCCGAAAAAACCCTAACGGTTACAGGTGAAAACATCACCCCTGAACTTATTGAAGACGCAGTAAAGTCAGTAGGTTTTACTGTTGAAGAAAAATAA
- a CDS encoding DUF3347 domain-containing protein translates to MKKILIVSILLGLLVLAACQKKAPKAETKTTETQHSFGDIAPQTAELMKTAFGHYMQMKNAMVDEQAVESRKSAAALRDAFKAFDSTTLTPEQNKVYNQYYAKLINNTEHIAGSADLSHQRLHLAPLTANMYALVKAFGAGQTVYYSYCPMANEDKGGYWLSESDKIRNPYFGVKMLECGEVSEVIK, encoded by the coding sequence ATGAAAAAAATACTGATAGTTTCGATATTACTGGGCCTTTTAGTACTGGCCGCCTGCCAGAAAAAAGCACCTAAAGCAGAAACAAAAACTACTGAAACCCAACACTCTTTTGGTGACATAGCCCCACAAACTGCTGAACTGATGAAAACTGCTTTCGGGCATTATATGCAGATGAAAAATGCAATGGTTGATGAACAAGCCGTTGAATCAAGAAAAAGTGCAGCCGCTTTGCGTGATGCATTCAAAGCTTTTGACTCTACCACACTTACCCCAGAACAAAACAAGGTGTACAACCAGTATTACGCTAAACTGATTAATAATACTGAGCATATTGCAGGCTCGGCCGATTTATCGCACCAGCGATTGCACCTTGCCCCTTTAACTGCCAATATGTATGCGTTGGTAAAGGCTTTTGGAGCCGGCCAGACGGTGTATTACTCATATTGCCCAATGGCGAATGAAGACAAAGGCGGCTATTGGTTAAGCGAGTCTGACAAGATACGCAACCCCTATTTTGGCGTTAAAATGCTTGAATGCGGTGAAGTTAGTGAAGTGATTAAATAA
- the bamD gene encoding outer membrane protein assembly factor BamD, translating into MLLSKYITKPLIIVLLGLLVSSCSKFSKLMKSGDSEAKFEAAMKYYEKKDYYKAGQLFDDLLQTYRGTLRAEQVYYYYTYCKYHLAEIPTAAFHFRNFFETYTNSQWAEECYYMYAYCTYIEAYPYNLDPSYTYKAIDEFQLFVNVYPQSKYVDKCNQLIDECRGRLQLKAYKAAKLYYNIEDYKAAMVSFKNLLKDFPDLGEKEKEESEYLIIKAAYKYAEQSIDKKKKERYGDVITSYNSYKETYPAGEYLSDAKSYAERAQRRIEELDFLNIVTEYELADQGDQEKKSEAFTKVKKELDDYIAKFPEGFYTKQAKKYAVKVQQKLTKLTPTN; encoded by the coding sequence ATGCTTTTAAGCAAATACATAACAAAACCGTTGATAATTGTGCTATTGGGGCTTCTGGTAAGCTCTTGCAGCAAATTTTCAAAACTGATGAAGTCGGGCGATAGCGAGGCAAAGTTTGAAGCCGCTATGAAGTACTACGAAAAAAAGGACTACTACAAGGCAGGCCAACTGTTCGACGACTTATTACAAACCTACCGCGGTACTTTGCGTGCTGAGCAGGTGTATTACTACTATACGTACTGTAAATACCACCTGGCCGAAATACCGACGGCAGCCTTTCACTTCCGAAACTTTTTCGAAACCTATACCAACAGCCAGTGGGCAGAGGAGTGTTATTACATGTATGCCTACTGTACCTATATTGAGGCATACCCGTATAACCTTGACCCTTCATACACCTACAAAGCCATTGATGAGTTTCAATTGTTTGTAAACGTGTATCCGCAAAGCAAATACGTAGATAAGTGTAACCAATTGATTGATGAGTGCAGGGGACGTTTGCAGCTAAAAGCCTACAAAGCTGCTAAACTTTATTACAATATCGAGGATTATAAGGCAGCAATGGTTTCGTTTAAAAACCTGCTTAAAGATTTCCCTGATTTGGGCGAGAAGGAGAAAGAAGAATCGGAGTACCTTATTATTAAGGCCGCTTACAAATACGCTGAACAAAGTATTGATAAGAAAAAGAAGGAGCGTTACGGTGATGTAATTACTTCTTACAACTCATACAAAGAAACTTACCCCGCCGGTGAATACCTTAGCGATGCAAAAAGTTATGCCGAAAGAGCGCAACGTAGAATTGAAGAGCTTGACTTTTTAAACATTGTTACTGAGTATGAACTTGCCGACCAAGGCGACCAAGAGAAAAAATCGGAAGCCTTTACCAAGGTAAAAAAAGAACTTGATGACTATATTGCAAAATTCCCCGAAGGCTTTTACACAAAACAAGCCAAGAAGTATGCAGTAAAAGTGCAGCAAAAGCTTACCAAATTAACACCCACTAATTAG
- a CDS encoding DNA-directed RNA polymerase subunit omega — protein sequence MIVKSNVPGSTIPRDVRDLENPTGNLYESLVIIAKRANQISSQIKEELHNKLSEFATDNDTLEEVFENREQIEISTYYEKLPKPTVIATEEFLGGKVYHRNPNKEQ from the coding sequence ATGATAGTTAAATCAAACGTGCCCGGTTCAACCATTCCCCGCGATGTTAGGGATCTTGAAAACCCAACCGGTAACCTGTACGAAAGCCTTGTAATTATTGCCAAAAGGGCTAACCAGATTTCGTCGCAGATAAAAGAAGAGTTGCACAACAAACTTTCTGAGTTTGCTACTGATAACGATACTCTTGAAGAAGTTTTTGAAAACCGTGAGCAAATAGAAATTTCTACTTACTACGAAAAACTTCCAAAACCAACCGTTATTGCTACTGAAGAGTTTCTTGGCGGTAAGGTTTACCACAGAAACCCCAACAAAGAACAATAA
- the coaBC gene encoding bifunctional phosphopantothenoylcysteine decarboxylase/phosphopantothenate--cysteine ligase CoaBC, with translation MLSGKKIILGITGSIAAYKAAILTRLLVKEGAEVKVVMTAASQEFITPLTLSTLSKNPVLSQFKNGDTGEWNNHVDLGLWGDAMVIAPASANTMAKMAQGLCDSLLLATYLSARCPVFFAPAMDLDMYRHPATAANIAALQSYGNELIPPGNGELASGLSGVGRMAEPEEIVAFLRNYFGTNQPLKDKKAMVSAGPTYENIDPVRFIGNHSSGKMGFAIALQLAERGAQVTLVTGPSQQHITHPNITRINVTSAKQMYDACVSHAASQDIVVMAAAVADYSPESVAEEKIKKAGEEMTLKLIKTPDILKQLGATKPAGQLLIGFALETNNELEHAQEKLKNKNLDFIVLNSMRDEGAGFGVDTNKIVIIDKNNTRTDFGLKSKTAVAVDIVDKIISLL, from the coding sequence ATGCTTTCGGGCAAAAAAATTATTTTAGGTATAACGGGTAGTATTGCAGCCTACAAAGCTGCAATACTTACCCGTTTACTTGTTAAAGAAGGGGCTGAAGTAAAGGTGGTGATGACCGCCGCCTCGCAAGAGTTTATTACCCCGCTTACCCTGTCCACCCTGTCAAAAAACCCTGTGTTGAGCCAATTTAAAAACGGCGATACGGGAGAATGGAACAACCATGTTGATTTGGGATTGTGGGGTGATGCAATGGTAATTGCTCCGGCATCGGCAAATACAATGGCTAAAATGGCTCAAGGCCTTTGCGATAGCCTGTTGTTGGCCACCTACTTATCAGCACGCTGCCCTGTTTTTTTTGCTCCTGCTATGGATTTAGATATGTACCGACACCCTGCAACGGCTGCTAATATTGCCGCCTTGCAATCGTACGGTAACGAACTAATCCCACCCGGAAACGGTGAACTTGCCAGCGGACTCAGCGGGGTTGGCCGCATGGCTGAACCCGAAGAGATTGTCGCTTTTCTGCGTAATTACTTTGGTACCAACCAACCGCTTAAGGATAAAAAAGCGATGGTGAGTGCAGGTCCTACGTATGAAAATATCGACCCTGTGAGGTTTATAGGCAACCACTCGAGCGGTAAAATGGGTTTTGCCATTGCCTTACAACTTGCTGAAAGGGGTGCACAGGTAACACTGGTTACAGGTCCTTCGCAGCAACACATCACACATCCTAATATCACGAGGATTAATGTTACTTCGGCAAAGCAAATGTACGACGCCTGTGTATCGCACGCTGCCTCGCAGGATATTGTGGTGATGGCCGCAGCTGTGGCTGACTATTCACCCGAAAGTGTGGCCGAAGAAAAAATTAAAAAAGCAGGGGAAGAAATGACCCTGAAATTGATAAAAACGCCTGATATACTAAAACAATTGGGGGCAACTAAACCAGCCGGCCAATTGCTTATTGGGTTTGCGCTTGAAACCAATAACGAATTGGAGCACGCACAAGAGAAACTGAAAAATAAAAACCTCGACTTTATCGTTCTTAACTCCATGCGGGATGAGGGGGCAGGTTTTGGCGTTGATACCAATAAAATTGTTATTATTGATAAAAATAATACCCGAACCGATTTTGGCTTAAAAAGCAAAACAGCGGTAGCGGTGGATATAGTAGATAAAATTATTTCGTTGCTGTGA
- a CDS encoding DUF4835 family protein, with product MKKILWLVLFILPCITFAQDFNCRVQVIYPQIQVANTQRFKNLETSISEFINNRKWSAEKTQTNERIEWSLIINVTEFDNASSSFKATAQIQASRPVYNTSYNSVLINQEDPSWQFEYIDFQPMDFAEGQYSNNLTSLVAYYIYIVLGLDGDSFKLEGGSDYFNKANAIMLAAQQRGIPGWQTTDGGNKNRYWLIENILSDRFKPMREAYYKYHIKGMDVMSTSVEEARLQITASLQLLQKVAKIMPNSMLLKVWFNAKRDEIINIYCKALTADKNKVVEILKEADPANGAKYDGIKTCN from the coding sequence ATGAAAAAGATTCTTTGGCTAGTATTGTTTATTTTACCCTGTATAACCTTTGCGCAGGATTTTAACTGCCGCGTGCAGGTTATATACCCACAAATACAAGTGGCCAATACCCAACGGTTCAAAAACCTTGAAACATCTATCAGCGAGTTTATTAATAACCGTAAGTGGAGTGCCGAGAAAACGCAAACCAACGAACGGATTGAGTGGAGCCTTATTATTAATGTAACGGAGTTTGATAATGCATCAAGCTCATTTAAAGCAACCGCCCAGATACAAGCCAGCCGCCCTGTTTATAATACTTCGTACAACTCAGTACTGATAAATCAGGAAGACCCTTCGTGGCAGTTTGAGTACATTGATTTTCAGCCGATGGATTTTGCCGAAGGTCAATACAGTAACAACCTTACCTCGCTGGTAGCTTATTATATTTATATCGTATTAGGTCTTGACGGGGACTCGTTCAAGCTGGAAGGCGGTAGCGATTACTTTAATAAAGCTAACGCTATTATGCTTGCCGCTCAACAACGCGGTATTCCCGGTTGGCAAACTACCGACGGAGGTAATAAAAACCGTTACTGGTTGATTGAAAACATATTGAGCGACCGTTTTAAACCCATGCGCGAAGCGTATTACAAATACCATATTAAAGGCATGGATGTGATGAGTACCTCGGTAGAAGAGGCTCGTTTGCAAATCACTGCCTCGTTGCAGTTATTGCAAAAGGTGGCCAAAATAATGCCTAACTCAATGCTGTTAAAAGTTTGGTTTAATGCCAAGCGCGACGAGATTATCAATATCTATTGCAAAGCACTTACTGCGGATAAAAACAAAGTAGTAGAAATTTTGAAAGAGGCCGACCCTGCTAACGGAGCCAAGTACGACGGTATTAAAACCTGTAATTAA
- the recN gene encoding DNA repair protein RecN: protein MLSQLKVQNFALIKNLNTQFHPQMNIITGETGAGKSILLGALGLILGDRADVKSLGSLDEKCVVEGIFDIKGYGLEEFFAENELDYDNTTIIRREITESGKSRAFINDTPVQLTVLKELGNQLVSVHSQHETLGLNDKTFQLSVVDSFAGHFSLLKEYKEIFRTYKQAESKLKALQAEEEAAKRDIDYSTFLYNELADATLLPDELEQLEKEQELLSHAEEIRQNSLNAYHLLAESEMPVVDLLNQTKTLVASAGKNDERLALLAQRIDSTLIELKDVANELNTISDTVQADDERLYNINQRLQLLYNLLKKHQCETTAQLIEIQYQLADKLDAAGGRDEEIQHLTQTCEQLKNQLTEMAATLSRNRLAQAQPIQQNVAQVLAQVGMPNAKIEVGITLLPEGDLNETGADVVNFLFSSNPGSALQPLNKVASGGELSRLMLAIKSLVADNVKLPTLIFDEIDTGISGEVAGKTGRVMKTLAQNHQVISVTHLPQIAGTGHRHFFVYKEVKNNTTETQLKQLSETERVEEIAKMISGDTPSDSARASARELLTMN from the coding sequence ATGCTTTCGCAACTAAAGGTTCAAAATTTTGCACTGATAAAAAACCTTAACACACAGTTTCATCCGCAAATGAATATTATAACGGGTGAAACGGGTGCCGGAAAATCAATATTACTGGGAGCACTGGGGCTTATTTTGGGCGACAGGGCCGATGTGAAGTCATTGGGTAGCTTGGATGAGAAATGTGTGGTTGAAGGAATATTTGATATTAAAGGCTACGGGCTTGAGGAGTTTTTTGCCGAAAACGAACTGGATTACGACAATACTACCATTATCCGCCGCGAAATAACCGAATCGGGCAAATCGAGGGCATTTATCAACGATACTCCTGTACAACTTACTGTGTTGAAAGAGTTGGGCAACCAGCTTGTATCGGTTCATAGCCAACATGAAACATTGGGGTTGAATGATAAAACCTTTCAGCTTTCGGTAGTTGATTCATTCGCAGGGCATTTTTCGTTATTAAAAGAATACAAAGAAATATTCCGTACGTATAAACAGGCAGAGTCGAAACTAAAGGCGTTGCAGGCCGAAGAAGAGGCTGCAAAACGTGATATTGATTACTCCACCTTTTTGTACAATGAGCTGGCCGATGCTACGCTGCTACCCGACGAACTGGAACAATTAGAGAAGGAGCAAGAGTTGCTGAGCCACGCCGAAGAAATACGCCAGAACTCACTAAACGCCTATCACTTGCTGGCCGAAAGCGAAATGCCTGTGGTGGATTTGCTAAACCAAACCAAAACATTGGTGGCAAGTGCGGGTAAAAACGATGAACGACTGGCCTTACTGGCACAACGCATTGACAGTACTTTGATTGAGCTGAAAGATGTGGCCAATGAACTGAACACCATTAGCGATACGGTTCAGGCCGATGATGAGCGGTTGTATAACATTAACCAACGTTTACAACTGTTGTATAATCTGCTGAAAAAGCACCAATGCGAAACCACGGCACAACTGATAGAAATACAGTATCAGTTGGCTGATAAGCTGGATGCTGCGGGGGGCAGGGATGAAGAAATTCAGCACCTTACCCAAACGTGCGAACAGTTGAAAAATCAGCTTACTGAAATGGCCGCTACACTTAGCCGTAACCGCCTTGCACAAGCTCAACCCATACAGCAAAATGTGGCGCAGGTATTGGCACAGGTGGGTATGCCCAATGCAAAAATTGAAGTAGGTATTACTCTGTTGCCCGAAGGCGATTTAAATGAAACAGGGGCTGATGTTGTGAACTTCCTGTTTTCATCAAACCCGGGCAGTGCGTTGCAACCGCTTAATAAAGTGGCATCAGGCGGCGAGCTTTCGCGCCTTATGCTGGCTATAAAATCATTAGTGGCTGATAATGTGAAACTACCCACCCTTATTTTTGATGAGATTGATACGGGTATATCAGGCGAAGTAGCCGGAAAAACAGGCCGTGTGATGAAAACGTTGGCGCAAAACCATCAGGTAATCAGCGTTACCCACTTACCCCAAATTGCAGGTACAGGGCACCGACACTTTTTTGTTTATAAAGAAGTAAAAAACAATACTACCGAAACTCAGTTGAAACAGCTTAGTGAAACCGAAAGGGTGGAGGAAATAGCAAAAATGATAAGCGGCGATACCCCAAGCGATTCAGCAAGGGCAAGTGCGCGTGAATTATTAACCATGAATTAA
- a CDS encoding response regulator transcription factor has translation MKVLIIEDERKPAQELKQLLIKLRPEWQVLDIIPGAEDAIEWFAVNPMPDLIFSDIQLADATSFRIFEQVKPTCPIIFCTAYDEYAIKAFETNGIDYLLKPIDGAKLEKSLDKLTRFENMFGAADTNGYDLVSQLIGKMKASSNKTLLVHYKEKIIPLKYSEVAYFYYQQGIVITKLHSGQQYFLAKTIDELETLANPDDFFRANRQCLLSRNAIKSVERFFGRKLVAHLHTDVPEPIVVSKAKSGAFLLWLEGVDS, from the coding sequence ATGAAAGTATTGATAATTGAGGATGAACGCAAACCCGCGCAGGAACTGAAGCAACTGCTGATAAAACTGCGCCCCGAATGGCAGGTGCTGGATATAATACCGGGCGCTGAAGATGCCATTGAGTGGTTTGCGGTCAACCCAATGCCCGATTTGATTTTTAGTGATATACAACTGGCCGATGCTACCAGTTTCAGGATTTTTGAACAGGTGAAACCCACTTGCCCTATTATTTTTTGTACGGCGTATGATGAGTACGCTATTAAGGCTTTTGAAACCAACGGCATTGATTACCTGCTAAAGCCTATCGACGGTGCAAAACTTGAAAAATCGCTGGATAAACTAACCCGCTTTGAAAATATGTTTGGAGCTGCTGATACCAACGGATATGATTTGGTATCGCAACTAATTGGCAAAATGAAGGCAAGCTCTAACAAAACCTTGTTGGTGCATTATAAAGAGAAGATTATTCCCCTTAAATACAGTGAGGTAGCCTATTTTTATTACCAACAGGGCATTGTTATTACCAAACTGCACAGCGGGCAACAATACTTTTTGGCAAAAACCATTGACGAGCTTGAAACGCTTGCCAACCCTGATGATTTTTTCAGAGCCAACAGGCAATGTCTGCTTAGCCGCAATGCCATAAAATCGGTGGAACGTTTTTTTGGTCGCAAGCTGGTGGCCCACCTCCACACGGATGTGCCCGAACCTATTGTGGTGAGCAAAGCCAAATCGGGGGCATTTTTGTTATGGCTTGAGGGAGTGGATAGCTAA
- a CDS encoding DUF2147 domain-containing protein: protein MKTQLIKINLVMLVLFLEVLSVNLIGAVKSGGPFIRTDTADDIVGEWMDDEKSKRIKITKSGTVYEGTITNAAKTELIGKKIITNLVYADGAYTGKIYLPKRDTYLDCTATMKDKNTLVLKGSAGFVSKETTWTRLK, encoded by the coding sequence ATGAAAACACAATTGATTAAAATTAATTTGGTGATGCTGGTGCTATTTTTAGAAGTGCTTTCGGTTAATTTAATAGGAGCGGTAAAATCAGGCGGCCCCTTTATAAGAACCGATACTGCGGATGATATTGTGGGCGAATGGATGGACGATGAAAAAAGCAAACGGATTAAAATAACCAAAAGCGGCACGGTGTACGAGGGAACCATTACCAACGCCGCCAAAACTGAGCTAATCGGTAAAAAGATTATTACCAATCTGGTGTATGCTGACGGTGCTTACACCGGTAAAATTTACCTGCCTAAGCGCGATACGTATCTTGATTGTACCGCTACTATGAAAGATAAAAACACGTTGGTGTTAAAAGGTTCAGCAGGGTTTGTATCGAAAGAAACTACTTGGACAAGGCTTAAATAA
- the folK gene encoding 2-amino-4-hydroxy-6-hydroxymethyldihydropteridine diphosphokinase: protein MKYTLLLGSNQGDSIAYLMNALGLIEDTIGSITAKTTVHQTAAWGKTDQPDFYNMALEVETALAPLDLLDKTQAIENKLGRVRTEKWGPRTLDIDILYCGDMIFEDERLTLPHPYLHQRKFTLDLLVELNPDFVHPVLGKTNAELQKAL, encoded by the coding sequence ATAAAATATACCCTGCTGCTGGGCAGCAACCAAGGCGACAGCATTGCTTATTTGATGAATGCCCTTGGATTGATTGAGGATACGATAGGAAGTATTACAGCCAAAACAACCGTACACCAAACCGCAGCTTGGGGCAAAACCGATCAACCCGATTTTTATAACATGGCCCTTGAGGTTGAAACCGCACTGGCACCGTTGGATTTGCTGGATAAAACACAGGCTATTGAAAACAAACTGGGACGGGTGCGCACTGAAAAATGGGGACCGCGCACCTTAGACATTGATATTTTGTATTGCGGGGATATGATTTTTGAAGACGAACGCCTTACCCTACCCCACCCCTACTTGCACCAACGCAAGTTTACACTGGATTTACTGGTTGAGTTAAACCCTGATTTTGTGCATCCCGTGTTGGGAAAGACAAATGCTGAGCTGCAAAAAGCTCTGTAA
- a CDS encoding thioredoxin family protein, producing the protein MVTKVTDAEFFDELKNNDKVAVKFYADWCGNCRLFAPKFNRMSEKDEYKGIKFLDVNAETNPEARKLVGVKNLPTFAVFKDGELVVADFTSKEEAVEKMVQQIA; encoded by the coding sequence ATGGTAACTAAAGTAACAGACGCTGAGTTTTTTGACGAACTAAAAAATAATGATAAAGTGGCGGTGAAGTTTTATGCAGATTGGTGCGGTAACTGCCGCCTGTTTGCTCCTAAATTTAACCGTATGAGCGAGAAAGATGAATACAAAGGGATAAAGTTTTTGGATGTGAACGCCGAAACTAACCCCGAAGCCCGCAAGTTGGTAGGCGTTAAAAACCTGCCGACGTTTGCTGTGTTTAAAGACGGCGAATTGGTTGTGGCTGATTTCACTTCGAAAGAAGAGGCAGTAGAGAAGATGGTGCAACAAATAGCGTAA
- a CDS encoding VWA domain-containing protein, which translates to MLGYRFTKHTPKNDQSTFDKLFSIFKELLVYTSGDVAESLDWMNQLDREYQLTTNEYGMGDFIEELKRLGYIQDDNDGNGGFAITSKTEQTIRKDSLDQIFGKLKKSKQGNHKTQFTGKGDEPSSDTREFRFGDGLDQISITQSIKNAQVNHGTDDFKLTEGDLEVVEQEFKAQTSTVLMIDISHSMILYGEDRITPAKKVAMALAELITTRYPKDTLDIIVFGNDAWKVEIKDLPYLQVGPYHTNTVAGLELAMDILRRRKNPNKQIFMITDGKPTCLKEPKGYYQNSFGLDRKIINKTLNMAAQCRRVKIPITTFMIAKDQYLQQFVEEFTRVNNGRAFYTSLKGLGNYIFEDFERNRRKTVR; encoded by the coding sequence ATGTTAGGATACAGATTTACCAAACACACTCCCAAAAACGACCAAAGTACTTTTGATAAGCTGTTTAGCATATTTAAAGAACTGTTGGTATATACCAGCGGCGACGTAGCCGAATCGTTGGACTGGATGAACCAGTTGGACCGCGAATACCAACTCACGACCAATGAGTACGGTATGGGTGATTTTATTGAAGAACTGAAACGTTTGGGCTACATACAGGACGATAACGATGGTAATGGCGGCTTTGCCATCACCTCGAAGACGGAACAAACAATTCGCAAAGATTCTCTCGACCAGATTTTTGGGAAGCTGAAAAAATCGAAACAGGGCAACCACAAAACCCAGTTTACGGGCAAGGGGGATGAGCCAAGCTCTGACACCCGTGAGTTTAGGTTTGGCGACGGGCTTGACCAGATATCGATAACGCAATCTATTAAGAATGCACAGGTTAATCACGGTACGGATGATTTTAAACTTACCGAAGGTGATTTGGAAGTGGTGGAACAGGAGTTTAAAGCCCAAACCAGTACGGTGCTGATGATAGATATAAGCCACAGCATGATTTTGTACGGTGAAGACCGCATTACCCCTGCAAAAAAGGTTGCAATGGCACTGGCAGAATTGATAACCACCCGCTATCCCAAAGACACGCTGGATATTATTGTATTTGGCAACGATGCTTGGAAGGTGGAGATTAAAGACCTGCCATACTTGCAGGTAGGGCCTTACCATACGAACACTGTGGCAGGTTTGGAACTGGCAATGGATATTTTACGCCGACGTAAAAACCCCAATAAACAGATTTTTATGATTACCGACGGTAAGCCTACCTGCCTGAAGGAGCCGAAAGGCTATTACCAGAACAGTTTTGGCCTCGATCGGAAAATCATAAACAAAACACTGAACATGGCTGCACAGTGCCGCAGAGTAAAGATACCCATTACCACTTTTATGATAGCCAAAGACCAGTACTTGCAACAGTTTGTAGAAGAGTTTACCCGAGTAAACAACGGCCGTGCATTTTATACCAGCCTAAAAGGCCTTGGCAACTACATTTTTGAAGATTTTGAAAGAAATAGGAGGAAGACTGTACGCTAA